The genomic window ATGCGTCCCCGACGCATTGGTACGACATTTGCCAATGATTCCGGATTTTCCCTCTGAGTCCTCCATACCCGCGTTCCTTCTTCCGTAGCCGCGTTCCTTCTTCCCTCCGTAGTCCCGATGCGTCGGGAGAGAATTCGGACCTCGTGCACGTTCGCAGCACCTTGCCACTCCAACGCTTCCGAATTCTTCCGAATTCGCCTACGGCCAATGCTTTCGAATGCGTCCCCGACGCATTGGTACGACATTTGCCAATGATTCCGGATTTTCCCTCTGAGTCCTCCATACCCGCGTTCCTTCTTCCGTAGTCGCGTTCCTTCTTCCCTCCGTAATCCCGATGCGTCGGGATAGAATTCGGACCTCGTGCACGTTCGCAGCACCCTGCCACTCCAACGCTTCCGAATTCTTCCGAATTCGGCTACAGCTGGTGATACTTGCTGATACTTCCGGATGCTCTCTCGGCGCATCAGCACGACGGACAAGAAGCATTCAGGATGCAGACGAAGGGAAATCCTAATCAATCCTGCCCTCGTCATAGTCGATCAGATCCGCAAAACTGAGCAGATCCTCCCGGTCGGCGACGCCCATCTCGGCCTTGACTTCATTCACCTTCTCCCGCCCCATTTCGCTCATGCCCATCTGCACCATCTTGCGATTCCACACATGTACACGCAGGTCATCGGGCAAGCACTTCGCCAACTCACGGTCCAGCTCTTCGGCATCCGTGCAGCTGCGAACGAGTTCGATCACCTGATCCGGTTCCACGCCGAGATGCAGGCACAGGAAGCGGTCAAAGCCCTTGGTGAAATTGCGCTGATAGCTCTTTGGCAGTTCGCCATTGAGATGTTTGCGAATTTTGGCGAGAAAGCGCGGCAGATGCAGCAGCCCGTTCGCATGCGGTTGATAGGGGGACGGTAGGTCCTTCAGAATGCCACCCGTTGGCCCCTGATCCGTTCCGGCAAATTGATCGCGATAGTCCATGGCAGCATTCATGCACGCATGCAGGCGAAATTGCAATGCACGGTTGCAGCGCACCGGAGGCAAGGGGTGGTTCCGAAAAATCAGTCGCGCAATGCAAAGGTACCCGCCTCCACGTGCATGACCTGCCAATCGAGGTCCGACGGGTGTCGGGGCAGGCTCGTGCCACTGGCAAATACCTGACAACCCCGCGCAAAAATACTCCAGAACCGTTCTTTACGCGCATCATCGAGTTCACCCAGAATGTCATCGAGCAGGATCACTGGCTTGCGCGCCAGCACCGTCTCAATGATTTCGATCTGAGCCAACTTGAGTGCCAGCGCAACACTGCGCTGTTGCCCATCGGATCCATGAGTTTTCGCGCCAAATTCCTGCACCTCAAAAGAGTAATCATCACGATGCGGTCCGATCTGCGTCGACCCGGTCACTCGATCCCGCTCAAAGCCACTTGCCAGACGCTCGAGATACCGTTCTTCCGAATCGAGTTCCAACGAGGGTCGATAGCTCACTTCACCAGCCTCACTGTCCGCAAGTGTGGCATAGTTTCGCTCGAAGCACGGGGCAAAGCGCTGCATCCACTCGCGACGACGGGTCATGAGGAAAAAACCCCATTTGGCGAGTATGCGATCAAAGGCGACGACAACCGTTCGATCCATTCCAGACTTCAGCGAATGGTTGCGCTCCTTTAATGTGCGATGATAGGCCTGCAGTCCGCGGAGGTATTCCCTGTCGAGCACCGAAAAAAGGAGATCGAAGAACCGGCGACGGGCCTGTGGACTGAGTTTGATCAGTTGGGTGTCATCTGAAGCAAACACCACGCTCGGAAATTGTCCGACAAAATCGGCCATGCGCTCAACCGGAGTTTCATCAAGGCGCACGTTGCGCGTTCGGGAACTGAGCTGCAATTCGACCTGCACCGGAACCGAATCCCGCTCGGAATGAACTTCGTAAATCACACGCGCCTGGCGTTTCCGATTCATGATGAGTGGTCCAAGTTCATGAGTGCGAAAAGAACGCACAGCCGTGAGCAGGGAGAGTGCCTCAAGCAGGTTGGACTTACCCTGCCCATTGGACCCGAGCAGAAAGGTCGGACGGTTCACGTCAAATTCCAGACGGGCCAGTGCAATATTGCGGTAGTGTTCGAGACTGATGTGGGAAATGTTCATGGCTCACCCATCACAGATCATCGATCGAGATCACGCGGCTTCCGCCCTGCCTCCGATGCTCATCGCCCTCTCTCCAAAGTTGTGTCAGGGCACGCAACAGCTCCTGCCAGTCCTGCTCTGTGGTCTGCCAGCCAGCGCTGAACCGCAGGTGTCTCCTGGCCTCTGCTTCGTCCACCCCCATGGCGAGCAGCACACGGGATACGCTGGCATTGCCTGTGGAACAGGCCGAACCCGCCGCAGCCGCAACGCCCAAACGGTCGAGTCCTTCGATCCAGCGAGTCGCATCATCCTGCGGAAGAATAACACTCACGGTGTTCCAGAGCGACGATTCCACCGGAATCAGAAAGCGAACCCCCGGGATCGCCTTGGCCAGAGCATCCTGAAACTGCTGCCGCCAAAGGATTCGCTGCCGGATGGCAGAGACATCACTGGCCCACTCCGTGTGCACTTCCAGCGCAGCCTGCATGGCGAGAATGCCCGGCACATCCTCGGTTCCCGCACGGATGCCCGCTTCCTGTCCTCCGCCCAGTTGTCCGCAGATTCGACCGAAGCGACCGGATTGCTTGAGAAATCCGACTCCTTTGGGACCACCGAATTTGTGTGCACTTCCGCAAAAGGCATGCACATCGCTCCAGCCCGACAGTGGCAATTTACCAAGGAATTGAGTCGCATCACAGAAGTAAGCAAGCCCACGTTCCCTGCACCAGGTCGCTGCCCGGTGCCAATCAAAAACTTCCCCTGTCACATTATTGGCCGCCATCATCACCACTCCTGCAATGTGGGCATGAGTCGCAGTGAGCGCTTCGAGCTGCTCGATGAGGTCGGTACGCGAGGAAGGGCGAAACCAGCGAATGCGCTCAGGTACAAGGGTGGTAGCAGGTTCGACCACGCAGGAATGTTCCAGTTCCGAAACCAGCAGGCACTGCTCCGGAGCGAGCTGTTCCAAGGTGGAGCGTAGCCATAGGTTGCAGGCCTCGGTCGCACCCGAGCAAAAGACCAGGCTGTCCGGTTTCACTGCCAGGCACTCCGCCATGCGTTCACGGGCACGGCTCAGGACGGCACGAACCTGCGCAGCCATGCGATAGCTGGCAGATGCATTTGCCCAGTGCATGCGGCTGGCGTCGAGCCAGGCATCTCTTGCAGCCTCACAGAGCGGGGTGGTCGCATTGTGGTCGAAATAGCGCATCAGCGATCAGGAAGTCGAAGCACTTGCCCAGGGCGAAGGTCATTGACACTGTGGAGCACGCTGCGATTGGCCTGAAAGATCGCCTGAATGTAGTCCGAGCTGCCATAAAACCGCAGGCTGATCGCATAGAGGGAATCCCCCGGACGCACCTCATAGCTCTCCGGAATGCCGTCTCGTGCATCCGTCTGTGGCAGCTGCTGCTGCGCAGCCTGTCGCGTCTGGGAATCCACGACCAGTTCCCGGGTTTCGACAGCGTCGGCTGCGTCCGCAGTCGTGCTGGGTTCGGACTGCGCAGCCGGGGTTGCCGGACTGCTGAGAATCTCGCGCATGGTATCCTGGGTTCCGCTCAAGCGCTCACGCAGGCTGGTATTGGTGCGCTGCAGCTCAAGCATTTCCGCATTCAGCGTTTCCACCTGGCGCTTGAGCGCGGCAATGGTTTCGAGTAATTCCATGCGGCTGACAGCATCCTTGAAAGGATTTCCGGGCAGTGAAGTGGCAAATTGTTTTTTGGCGCTCACGATCAGCTCCTGTACCAAGGGGGCCTCGCGGCTGTCCGGATTCAATTCCAGATACCGGTGGAAATGATAGATGGCGAGCACGGGTTCATCCTCATAGCGCAGGTAGATCACTCCGGTTTCCAAATGGGACTCAGGCGCATACGGGTATTTGTCAATCACGCGATGAAACAGTTCCAATGCGGCCTCCACATCGCCTTCACGCATCTTCTGCTTCGCCGCCTGGTACTCGGCACTGTCCACTTCAATGAAGGAGTCCGGTCCGGTCGGAGTGCAGGAGACCCAGAGGAAGCACAGGGATGGGTAAAGCAGACATAAAACTGCGATTCGCTTGAGCATTATCAGCGATTCAAGCACTTCCCCGTCGAGGGTCAACGGATAAGCTTTGCTCATACAACACACTCCCTCACTTAACGAATCAACTAATCCCCCGGCCCGAGGGCATAAGCATTTGATTTTCGGGCGCATCCGCATGCACTCAACAGTGCACTTGGTTCCGTTCCGAAGGGGTGCCATCACAACAGTAGTCGTCCCTTCGGGGTGGTTCCGAAGTCTCTTTATTTCTGAAAAACCCACCCCATCCCCATGACTGAATCCAGTTTTGAGTCCATCTCCCACGAGGCGAGAGTGTTTCCGCCTGCACCCGAGTTCAGCGCTTCTGCGCGGCATGCAAATATGGAGGCCTACCAGAGCGAATATCAGCGCAGTCTGGCAAATCCGGAATCCTACTGGGATGCCATTGCGCGGGAGTTGCACTGGTTCACTCCCTGGAAACAGGTGATCAATGAGAGCGAAAAGCCTTTTTTCAAATGGTTTGAAGGTGGAACCACCAATGTTGCCTACAACTGTGTGGACCGCCAGGTCAAACTGGGAAATCACAACAAAGCCGCCATCATCTGGGAAGGAGAGCCAGGTGAAGGAGACGCGCGCGTGCTGA from Puniceicoccaceae bacterium includes these protein-coding regions:
- the recF gene encoding DNA replication and repair protein RecF (All proteins in this family for which functions are known are DNA-binding proteins that assist the filamentation of RecA onto DNA for the initiation of recombination or recombinational repair.), whose amino-acid sequence is MNISHISLEHYRNIALARLEFDVNRPTFLLGSNGQGKSNLLEALSLLTAVRSFRTHELGPLIMNRKRQARVIYEVHSERDSVPVQVELQLSSRTRNVRLDETPVERMADFVGQFPSVVFASDDTQLIKLSPQARRRFFDLLFSVLDREYLRGLQAYHRTLKERNHSLKSGMDRTVVVAFDRILAKWGFFLMTRRREWMQRFAPCFERNYATLADSEAGEVSYRPSLELDSEERYLERLASGFERDRVTGSTQIGPHRDDYSFEVQEFGAKTHGSDGQQRSVALALKLAQIEIIETVLARKPVILLDDILGELDDARKERFWSIFARGCQVFASGTSLPRHPSDLDWQVMHVEAGTFALRD
- a CDS encoding LysM peptidoglycan-binding domain-containing protein; this translates as MSKAYPLTLDGEVLESLIMLKRIAVLCLLYPSLCFLWVSCTPTGPDSFIEVDSAEYQAAKQKMREGDVEAALELFHRVIDKYPYAPESHLETGVIYLRYEDEPVLAIYHFHRYLELNPDSREAPLVQELIVSAKKQFATSLPGNPFKDAVSRMELLETIAALKRQVETLNAEMLELQRTNTSLRERLSGTQDTMREILSSPATPAAQSEPSTTADAADAVETRELVVDSQTRQAAQQQLPQTDARDGIPESYEVRPGDSLYAISLRFYGSSDYIQAIFQANRSVLHSVNDLRPGQVLRLPDR
- a CDS encoding aminotransferase class V-fold PLP-dependent enzyme translates to MRYFDHNATTPLCEAARDAWLDASRMHWANASASYRMAAQVRAVLSRARERMAECLAVKPDSLVFCSGATEACNLWLRSTLEQLAPEQCLLVSELEHSCVVEPATTLVPERIRWFRPSSRTDLIEQLEALTATHAHIAGVVMMAANNVTGEVFDWHRAATWCRERGLAYFCDATQFLGKLPLSGWSDVHAFCGSAHKFGGPKGVGFLKQSGRFGRICGQLGGGQEAGIRAGTEDVPGILAMQAALEVHTEWASDVSAIRQRILWRQQFQDALAKAIPGVRFLIPVESSLWNTVSVILPQDDATRWIEGLDRLGVAAAAGSACSTGNASVSRVLLAMGVDEAEARRHLRFSAGWQTTEQDWQELLRALTQLWREGDEHRRQGGSRVISIDDL
- a CDS encoding DUF5069 domain-containing protein, with product MNAAMDYRDQFAGTDQGPTGGILKDLPSPYQPHANGLLHLPRFLAKIRKHLNGELPKSYQRNFTKGFDRFLCLHLGVEPDQVIELVRSCTDAEELDRELAKCLPDDLRVHVWNRKMVQMGMSEMGREKVNEVKAEMGVADREDLLSFADLIDYDEGRID